One window from the genome of Bacillus weihaiensis encodes:
- a CDS encoding chromate transporter, with protein sequence MIYWEIFLAFFIPGILGYGGGPASIPLVENEVVDRYGWMTVNEFSEVLALGNALPGPIATKMAGYIGYQQGGVLGSLVGIFATVAPSLILMIVLLGFLYKYKDSPKVKRMTAYIRPTIAVLLGMMAFSFFFTSYEGTGVWQSLFLVIASFLLLEKMNVHPAFVIVAAMGYGALFLG encoded by the coding sequence TTGATTTATTGGGAGATCTTCCTTGCCTTCTTTATCCCAGGTATATTAGGGTATGGTGGTGGGCCTGCCTCCATTCCACTTGTGGAAAATGAGGTAGTTGACCGATATGGTTGGATGACTGTTAACGAGTTTAGTGAGGTATTGGCATTAGGAAATGCTTTGCCAGGTCCAATTGCTACGAAGATGGCAGGGTATATTGGGTATCAGCAAGGTGGCGTATTAGGCAGCCTAGTTGGAATTTTTGCGACAGTTGCGCCTTCACTAATTTTAATGATTGTTCTATTAGGATTTTTATATAAATATAAAGATTCTCCAAAGGTGAAAAGAATGACTGCGTACATTCGTCCTACAATTGCGGTATTGTTAGGGATGATGGCGTTCAGCTTTTTCTTTACTTCATATGAAGGTACAGGAGTGTGGCAATCTCTTTTTCTTGTTATTGCTAGCTTTCTGTTATTAGAAAAAATGAACGTACACCCAGCTTTTGTGATTGTCGCTGCAATGGGATATGGTGCTTTGTTTCTTGGATAA
- the mnhG gene encoding monovalent cation/H(+) antiporter subunit G, which produces MIEISKIIIGYLILQGALLSLIAAIGVVRLPDVYTRNHAASKSATLGVISILIGLFMYYLLLDHHANSRVLLGIVFVFITAPVAGHLISRAAYNMGVPLWKNSVQDDLRKARKREKISE; this is translated from the coding sequence ATGATCGAAATCAGTAAAATTATTATAGGCTATCTCATTCTCCAAGGAGCACTCTTAAGCTTAATAGCTGCTATCGGAGTTGTCCGTCTACCAGATGTCTACACACGTAACCACGCGGCTTCTAAGAGCGCGACATTAGGTGTTATTAGCATCTTAATTGGATTGTTCATGTATTATCTCTTACTTGATCATCATGCGAATTCAAGAGTTCTGCTAGGAATAGTCTTTGTTTTTATTACCGCTCCAGTTGCTGGTCATTTGATTAGTAGAGCGGCATATAATATGGGTGTCCCATTATGGAAAAACAGTGTACAAGATGACTTACGTAAAGCACGTAAACGTGAAAAGATAAGTGAGTAA
- a CDS encoding Na(+)/H(+) antiporter subunit F1, translated as MFMIVMTLSLVIVAISTLLYVYRLVKGPTTPDRVIALDAIGINLIAITAIISIVLSSSAFVEVILLLGILAFIGTVAFSKFLEKGEIIKYDRNQ; from the coding sequence ATGTTTATGATTGTTATGACGTTGTCACTCGTGATTGTCGCGATTTCTACCCTTCTGTACGTTTATCGACTAGTAAAGGGACCGACAACACCTGACCGAGTCATTGCTCTTGATGCCATAGGAATTAATTTAATTGCGATAACGGCAATCATCTCTATTGTCCTAAGTTCGAGCGCTTTTGTTGAGGTTATCCTTTTACTAGGAATTCTAGCCTTCATCGGAACCGTTGCTTTCTCTAAGTTCTTGGAGAAGGGAGAGATTATCAAATATGATCGAAATCAGTAA
- a CDS encoding Na+/H+ antiporter subunit E, with amino-acid sequence MAFQLLLNFFLAFIWMFLSNDYSSLAFFKGFFFGGLVIVALRRFFTHRIYFLNIIAVIKLLFIFLSELIKSNFAVLKVILSPKLTIQPGIFALETDLEKDWEITILSNLITLTPGTLVVEVSEDNKTLYIHAMDIGDVEQAKLDIKNTFEKAIKDVSR; translated from the coding sequence ATGGCATTTCAATTATTACTAAACTTTTTTCTCGCATTCATATGGATGTTTTTATCGAATGATTATTCTTCATTAGCGTTTTTTAAAGGATTTTTCTTTGGAGGATTAGTCATCGTTGCTCTTCGTAGATTTTTTACACACCGCATTTATTTCTTAAATATCATTGCGGTCATTAAATTACTATTTATTTTTCTAAGCGAGCTTATTAAATCAAACTTTGCTGTTTTAAAGGTGATCTTATCACCAAAGCTTACTATTCAACCTGGAATTTTTGCCCTAGAGACAGATTTAGAAAAAGATTGGGAAATTACAATCCTATCTAATCTGATTACCTTAACTCCTGGTACACTTGTAGTAGAAGTATCAGAAGATAACAAGACACTTTATATTCACGCAATGGATATAGGTGATGTAGAGCAAGCAAAGCTAGATATTAAAAATACGTTTGAAAAAGCAATAAAGGATGTGAGCCGTTAA
- a CDS encoding Na+/H+ antiporter subunit D: MNNLIILPILIPLLTGIILIFFQKNIRIQKVISLIAALTGVVIAAIVVQTVHTSGIQTLEIGNWQPPYGIVLVADMYASLLVLATSIIGFTALLFAFYSISEDRERFYFYPGVQFLILGVSGAFFTGDLFNLFVFFEVMLMSSYMLIVLGSSKTQLRESIKYILVNVISSALFVIAVAYLYAVTGTLNMADLSVKIAEMGQSGFLTVIAILFLIIFGLKGAIFPLYFWLPGSYQAPPSVVTALFGALLTKVGVYSITRVYTLIFYHEPGFTHQILAWLAALTIIFGVIGAIAYWDIKKIIIYNIITAVGVILFGIAANTPNAVEGSVYYLVHDMIIKGALFFLVGAIITVTGTSNLRKFSGLIASKPLLGWMFFIATLSLAGIPPLSGFIGKLKIVQGGFEAGEYTIAFVVLLSSLLVLYSVMKIFINGFWGEPSNEAEFKAKSTKGLYVPIAILLALSIAYGFGIEFISPYISQAADTLLDPTIYIQAVLKE, encoded by the coding sequence ATGAATAACCTGATAATTTTACCAATACTTATTCCATTACTAACGGGGATTATCTTAATCTTCTTTCAAAAAAACATTCGAATTCAAAAGGTGATTAGCCTGATAGCGGCTTTAACTGGAGTCGTTATTGCAGCAATTGTTGTTCAAACTGTTCACACGAGCGGGATCCAAACATTGGAGATCGGAAATTGGCAGCCTCCATATGGAATTGTTTTAGTAGCAGATATGTATGCAAGCTTACTTGTATTAGCTACTAGCATTATCGGCTTTACCGCCTTGTTATTTGCCTTTTATTCCATTTCAGAGGATCGTGAGCGTTTTTACTTCTATCCTGGCGTTCAATTTCTTATTTTAGGTGTATCAGGCGCTTTTTTTACAGGAGACCTGTTTAACCTCTTTGTTTTCTTTGAAGTGATGCTAATGTCTTCCTACATGTTAATTGTGCTTGGAAGCTCTAAAACACAATTACGAGAGTCCATTAAGTATATTCTCGTGAATGTCATTTCATCGGCATTATTTGTTATCGCTGTTGCTTATCTATATGCAGTAACGGGTACGCTAAACATGGCAGATTTAAGTGTGAAAATTGCCGAAATGGGGCAATCAGGCTTTCTTACTGTCATTGCTATCCTCTTTTTAATTATCTTTGGATTAAAAGGAGCGATCTTCCCATTATATTTCTGGCTTCCTGGATCGTACCAAGCTCCTCCATCTGTCGTAACTGCATTGTTTGGTGCTCTCTTAACAAAAGTTGGCGTTTACTCTATTACCCGAGTTTATACGCTTATCTTTTATCATGAACCAGGATTCACGCATCAAATATTGGCTTGGCTAGCAGCACTGACGATCATCTTTGGTGTAATTGGTGCGATCGCTTACTGGGACATTAAAAAAATCATTATATACAATATCATCACAGCTGTTGGAGTGATTTTATTCGGTATTGCGGCCAACACTCCGAATGCCGTTGAAGGATCTGTCTATTATTTAGTCCACGATATGATTATAAAAGGTGCTCTATTTTTCTTAGTTGGCGCCATCATCACGGTAACCGGTACAAGTAATTTACGTAAGTTCAGTGGTTTAATTGCGAGCAAGCCATTACTAGGCTGGATGTTCTTCATTGCAACATTATCATTAGCAGGGATTCCACCATTAAGTGGATTCATTGGAAAACTAAAAATCGTTCAAGGTGGGTTTGAAGCCGGAGAATATACCATCGCCTTCGTTGTGCTTCTTTCTAGCTTACTTGTTCTTTATTCAGTTATGAAAATCTTCATCAATGGATTTTGGGGAGAACCGTCTAATGAAGCAGAATTCAAAGCAAAGTCGACAAAGGGATTGTATGTACCTATTGCCATTTTACTCGCCTTGTCGATTGCCTATGGTTTCGGTATAGAGTTTATTTCACCTTATATTTCACAGGCTGCCGACACTCTGCTTGATCCAACAATCTATATTCAAGCCGTATTGAAGGAGTAG
- a CDS encoding Na(+)/H(+) antiporter subunit C — protein MEILMSLVVGVLFTAAVYLMLSKSLLRIIIGTGLLSHGAHLLILTMGGLKKGAAPLLGEHATSYVDPLPQALILTAIVISFGVTSFFLVLAYRSYQELGTDDMDQLRGNDQYE, from the coding sequence ATGGAGATATTAATGTCACTTGTTGTAGGTGTTTTGTTTACGGCTGCTGTTTATCTAATGCTTTCTAAAAGTTTACTTAGAATCATTATTGGTACTGGACTGTTAAGTCACGGTGCCCACCTATTAATTTTAACAATGGGTGGTTTAAAGAAAGGCGCTGCTCCCCTACTTGGAGAGCACGCAACAAGCTATGTTGATCCACTACCACAGGCGCTTATCTTAACTGCAATCGTTATTAGCTTTGGTGTAACATCATTTTTCCTCGTTCTTGCATACCGCTCCTACCAAGAGCTTGGAACAGATGATATGGATCAATTAAGGGGAAATGATCAATATGAATAA
- a CDS encoding Na(+)/H(+) antiporter subunit B, translated as MKKTHVKTNDVIFQTVTKVVAFIIIIYSLHLFFSGHYTPGGGFIGGLMTASAFVLMLLAFDIKTVVNTLQVDYIKLTATGLLIAVLTGVGSFFFDVPFLTHTFDYVQLPLLGKTALATAVLFDLGVYLVVIGVTMTIIQTIGETE; from the coding sequence GTGAAAAAGACACATGTAAAAACAAATGATGTGATTTTTCAGACTGTGACAAAGGTTGTTGCGTTTATCATTATCATTTATTCCTTACACCTCTTCTTTTCAGGACACTATACTCCAGGTGGAGGGTTTATCGGTGGACTAATGACTGCATCTGCATTTGTCCTCATGCTTTTGGCTTTTGATATCAAAACGGTTGTGAATACCTTACAGGTGGATTATATAAAATTAACGGCTACAGGGTTGTTAATTGCTGTACTTACTGGAGTTGGTTCATTCTTTTTTGATGTTCCATTCCTTACACATACCTTTGATTATGTTCAGCTACCTTTGCTAGGGAAAACCGCATTGGCAACTGCCGTTTTATTTGACCTTGGTGTTTACTTAGTTGTTATTGGTGTCACAATGACCATTATTCAAACGATTGGAGAGACGGAATAA
- a CDS encoding Na+/H+ antiporter subunit A translates to MSLLHVAIISPFLLAILVPFLYKYFRTIHTGWFVLVLPVLLFAYFIQFVSTNMHGETITKTANWIPSLGINFTAYIDGLGLLFALLITGIGALVVLYSIYYLSKDKEQLNTFYVYLLMFMGAMLGVVLSDNLIVLYTFWELTSLSSFLLIGYWYTREKSRYGAQKSMLITIFGGLLMLGGFVLLYMMTNTFSIREIITQVPDITQHALFIPALILILFGAFTKSAQFPFYIWLPDAMEAPTPVSAYLHSATMVKAGIYIVARFSPIFSGTPEWFWIVSAFGIFTMFWGSFNAVKQTDLKGILAFSTVSQLGMIMSMLGVGSAAIAIDSIDDGFYTVATTAAIFHLINHATFKGSLFMVVGIIDHETGTRDIRKLGGLMSFMPITFTIAIIGAFSMAGLPPFNGFLSKEMFFTSMTRVVEMDVFNLEALGLLFPIIAWVASIFTFIYSMVIVFKTFTGKFQPEKLKKKPHEAPIGMLISPIILASLVFIFFFFPNILAYTIIEPAMASVIPSLLGDDKHFHIHITPWHGFNLELFMTLGVIALGVVGYLSLSKWRSVYGLVPEKLTLNKGYDRALFTLDKSSSTLTKFYMTGFIRDYLAYIFTFFIILLATSLIITDGFEFQLAGTAPIGIYEAVLAAVMVIGTITVLFSKSRLTAIIALGSVGYSLSLFFVLFRAPDLALTQLLVETVSVALFLLCFYHLPEFKKKEKMLRFKLTNLIISLGVGTIVTLLALSANSQRVSETISTYFIENSYELAGGKNMVNVILVDFRGFDTLFEITVLGIAALGIYSMIRLRVRKGEEG, encoded by the coding sequence ATGTCGCTTTTACATGTGGCAATTATTTCACCATTTCTACTTGCCATACTTGTACCATTTCTGTATAAATATTTCCGCACTATTCATACAGGATGGTTTGTACTCGTGTTACCTGTCTTACTCTTTGCCTATTTCATTCAGTTTGTTTCAACAAATATGCATGGAGAAACAATAACAAAGACAGCGAATTGGATTCCTTCTTTAGGAATCAACTTTACGGCCTACATTGATGGCTTAGGTTTGCTCTTTGCATTACTTATTACCGGGATAGGTGCTCTTGTTGTCCTTTACTCAATCTATTATTTATCAAAAGACAAGGAGCAGCTAAATACGTTCTATGTGTACCTCTTAATGTTTATGGGCGCAATGCTTGGAGTTGTTTTATCTGATAACTTAATTGTTCTCTATACATTTTGGGAACTCACTTCCCTGTCATCCTTTTTATTAATTGGCTATTGGTATACGCGTGAGAAATCACGTTACGGTGCCCAGAAATCAATGCTTATCACGATTTTTGGTGGTCTTTTAATGCTTGGTGGATTTGTCTTACTGTATATGATGACCAATACATTTAGTATTCGTGAAATCATTACACAAGTTCCAGATATTACACAACATGCATTATTTATTCCAGCGTTAATCTTAATCCTATTTGGAGCATTTACAAAATCAGCACAATTCCCTTTTTACATATGGCTTCCAGATGCGATGGAGGCTCCTACACCTGTTAGTGCTTATCTTCATTCGGCCACGATGGTTAAAGCCGGGATTTATATTGTTGCTCGTTTTAGCCCAATATTCTCAGGTACTCCTGAATGGTTTTGGATTGTATCGGCATTTGGTATTTTCACCATGTTCTGGGGATCATTTAATGCAGTTAAACAAACTGACCTCAAAGGGATCCTTGCATTCTCAACAGTCAGTCAATTAGGAATGATTATGTCCATGTTAGGAGTTGGGTCTGCAGCAATTGCGATTGATTCAATAGATGATGGTTTTTATACGGTTGCAACTACAGCAGCAATCTTCCATCTAATCAATCACGCGACCTTTAAAGGAAGTCTCTTTATGGTGGTCGGTATCATTGATCATGAAACAGGTACTAGAGATATCCGTAAGCTAGGTGGACTTATGAGCTTCATGCCGATTACCTTTACAATCGCGATAATCGGAGCCTTTTCCATGGCAGGTCTCCCACCATTTAACGGCTTTTTAAGTAAAGAAATGTTCTTTACAAGTATGACCCGTGTCGTTGAAATGGACGTCTTCAATTTAGAAGCTTTAGGTCTACTCTTCCCAATTATTGCTTGGGTTGCAAGTATCTTTACATTCATTTATAGCATGGTCATTGTGTTTAAAACGTTTACTGGGAAATTCCAACCGGAAAAACTTAAAAAGAAGCCACATGAAGCACCAATTGGAATGTTAATATCACCTATCATTCTAGCTTCCCTTGTGTTCATATTCTTTTTCTTCCCAAATATTTTAGCCTATACCATTATTGAACCAGCGATGGCTTCTGTTATCCCAAGTCTTCTCGGTGATGATAAGCATTTCCACATTCATATCACACCATGGCATGGCTTTAATTTAGAGCTATTTATGACACTCGGCGTTATTGCATTAGGTGTAGTTGGTTACTTATCTTTAAGTAAATGGCGTTCAGTATATGGGTTAGTACCGGAAAAATTAACGTTAAATAAAGGCTATGACCGAGCTTTATTTACATTAGATAAATCGTCGTCAACTTTAACAAAGTTTTATATGACAGGCTTTATTCGAGATTATCTAGCCTATATTTTCACATTCTTTATTATTCTTTTGGCTACATCACTTATTATCACAGATGGGTTTGAATTCCAACTAGCAGGAACAGCCCCGATTGGAATTTACGAAGCAGTACTAGCCGCTGTTATGGTCATTGGTACCATTACAGTCTTATTCTCTAAATCGAGACTAACTGCCATCATTGCACTTGGATCCGTTGGTTACTCATTATCTTTATTTTTCGTTTTATTTAGAGCACCTGATTTAGCGTTAACCCAGCTTTTAGTTGAAACAGTATCAGTTGCCCTATTTTTACTTTGCTTTTATCATTTACCAGAGTTTAAGAAAAAAGAAAAAATGCTACGCTTTAAATTGACAAATCTCATCATTTCTTTAGGTGTAGGAACAATTGTGACGTTACTCGCACTATCAGCAAATAGCCAAAGAGTATCTGAAACAATCTCAACCTACTTTATTGAAAACAGCTATGAACTCGCTGGTGGGAAAAATATGGTTAACGTCATTCTTGTCGATTTCCGAGGCTTCGATACACTGTTTGAAATCACGGTACTCGGTATTGCAGCATTAGGAATTTACAGTATGATTCGTCTACGAGTAAGAAAGGGGGAAGAAGGGTGA
- a CDS encoding DUF5366 family protein — MKNTYFTSYFPLITILLFSTSLSIATVMMAIEYLQLLGIFNGMLEFFSHNGIKLALFVVFALFYFMVFSALKLLANTVTELSLLFFSKDIAGENLTRIRGGSVFYLIGGALSLLAVKMPSIIVILFLVSTLIYFVYIVYRISHSLTSLSLIGLVLFNVLFWFIFMLGTLYLCFRLYNSVMASLPV, encoded by the coding sequence ATGAAAAATACTTATTTTACAAGTTACTTCCCCTTAATAACCATTCTTTTATTTAGTACTTCACTGTCAATTGCTACGGTGATGATGGCGATAGAATACCTACAATTATTAGGGATATTTAATGGGATGCTCGAGTTTTTTTCGCATAATGGGATTAAGCTGGCGCTGTTTGTTGTGTTTGCATTGTTTTATTTCATGGTCTTTTCTGCGTTAAAACTACTTGCAAATACTGTAACAGAATTATCGCTTTTATTCTTTTCGAAGGATATTGCAGGAGAAAATTTAACGAGAATAAGAGGTGGGTCGGTATTTTACTTAATTGGTGGAGCGTTGTCTTTACTTGCAGTTAAAATGCCTTCCATTATAGTCATTTTATTTCTTGTCTCAACACTAATCTATTTTGTTTATATTGTGTACAGGATTAGTCATTCATTAACATCTCTTTCGTTAATTGGTTTAGTTTTATTTAATGTTTTGTTTTGGTTTATTTTTATGTTAGGAACGTTGTATCTTTGTTTTAGGCTGTATAACAGTGTGATGGCAAGTTTACCTGTCTGA
- a CDS encoding thiol-disulfide oxidoreductase DCC family protein, whose product MTNTAHTILLFDGICNLCNETVKFVIRYDKNEQFKFASLQSDEGQNLLKKHRLPTKDFNSFVMVKDNKVYTKSTAALMVCKTLGGAWSLLYLFIILPKPFRDAIYTYIAKHRYKWFGKKEECMIPTPEMKKRFLS is encoded by the coding sequence ATGACAAACACAGCTCATACGATTCTTCTCTTCGATGGAATTTGTAACCTTTGCAATGAAACAGTGAAATTTGTCATCCGGTATGATAAAAATGAACAATTTAAGTTTGCTTCCCTTCAATCTGATGAGGGACAAAACTTATTGAAAAAGCACCGCTTACCAACAAAGGATTTTAATAGCTTTGTCATGGTTAAGGACAATAAAGTATATACAAAGTCAACTGCTGCTCTAATGGTTTGTAAAACTTTGGGTGGAGCATGGTCCTTGTTGTACCTGTTTATAATCCTCCCAAAACCATTCCGTGATGCTATCTACACATATATAGCTAAACATCGGTACAAGTGGTTTGGTAAAAAAGAAGAATGTATGATCCCAACCCCAGAAATGAAAAAAAGATTTTTATCTTAA
- a CDS encoding transglycosylase domain-containing protein yields MVPAFILSGIAAGNESQAVKGLGTILDEKIPIQSVALPQNSYVFDDNGRLISEMISSQQNRVYVQYEDIPKVVVDLYVLSEDQRFFEHIGFDAEGMLRAALVNAQNQSVEQGGSTITQQLARNVYLSHEQSYNRKLSELLYSYQLEKTFTKEQILESYLNAIYFSHGTYGIGTASTYFFQKQLQELNLAQLVFISAIPNNPTMYDPVENFQQTKERQERLLDSLHEHGVISTKEAQEAKSFPIVLSIKDKMDTHPDYVTYVHQELKELIAEQEGFAKKKADGQDNEELLSKRVNEIISQGVIVHTALNTDIQNKLQASILKHIPASDAQGAAAVINHQSHTIVALSGGKDYEKFTFNRAYQAYRHPGSTIKPLLDYAPYIDLTGATANSKIDSSEFCTKDYCPKNYNEKNYGTVTLDTAFKYSYNTAAVRMLDTIGIDKGFDYLNKFDFHKITQKDQRLTAAIGGFDHGVSPLELANAYSTFGNNGIYTTNHAITKVTDLQGKTLYQWEEAPVRVWKESTNNEMKKLLASVVKSGTGRSAYVSKEYVGGKTGTSNDYKDLWFAGLTDSHTAAIWIGKDKGGNVSSLHKYGPQNLIFKDIMD; encoded by the coding sequence ATGGTACCTGCTTTTATCCTATCGGGGATTGCTGCAGGTAATGAATCCCAAGCAGTTAAGGGGCTAGGTACCATCTTAGATGAAAAGATTCCGATTCAATCTGTCGCATTACCCCAGAACAGCTATGTTTTTGACGATAACGGCAGATTGATCTCTGAAATGATTTCTAGTCAGCAAAATAGAGTATATGTTCAATATGAAGACATTCCAAAAGTTGTTGTAGATCTCTATGTTCTTTCTGAGGACCAGCGTTTCTTTGAACACATTGGCTTCGATGCTGAGGGAATGCTGCGTGCTGCGTTGGTTAATGCCCAGAATCAAAGTGTAGAACAAGGCGGTAGCACCATTACCCAGCAACTAGCAAGAAATGTCTATTTATCTCATGAACAAAGCTATAATCGAAAACTTAGTGAGCTACTTTATTCCTATCAGCTAGAAAAAACCTTTACAAAAGAACAAATTCTTGAGAGCTATCTGAATGCTATCTATTTTAGTCATGGTACCTATGGAATCGGAACAGCCTCAACCTATTTCTTCCAAAAACAGCTCCAGGAGTTAAATTTAGCCCAGCTCGTGTTCATTAGTGCAATCCCTAATAACCCAACCATGTATGACCCTGTGGAAAATTTTCAGCAAACAAAAGAACGTCAAGAACGACTACTTGATTCATTACATGAACATGGTGTTATTTCTACTAAGGAAGCACAGGAAGCAAAAAGCTTTCCAATCGTTCTTTCAATAAAGGACAAAATGGATACACATCCTGATTATGTCACATATGTCCATCAGGAACTAAAGGAGCTTATTGCCGAACAAGAAGGCTTTGCTAAAAAAAAGGCTGACGGACAAGATAATGAAGAATTATTATCAAAACGTGTAAATGAAATCATTAGTCAAGGAGTTATTGTCCATACTGCTTTGAACACAGATATTCAGAATAAATTACAAGCATCTATCCTAAAGCATATTCCTGCAAGTGATGCACAAGGGGCTGCAGCTGTTATCAATCATCAATCACATACGATAGTTGCGTTATCAGGGGGCAAAGACTACGAGAAATTTACGTTTAATCGCGCATACCAAGCTTATCGTCATCCAGGATCAACGATTAAACCACTTTTAGATTACGCTCCTTATATCGATCTTACCGGTGCAACAGCTAATTCAAAAATAGATTCAAGTGAGTTCTGTACAAAAGATTATTGCCCTAAAAACTATAATGAGAAAAATTACGGTACTGTAACATTGGATACAGCTTTTAAATATTCCTATAATACTGCCGCTGTTCGTATGCTTGATACGATTGGAATAGATAAAGGATTCGACTATTTAAATAAGTTTGATTTTCATAAAATTACACAAAAGGACCAACGACTAACAGCTGCTATAGGTGGCTTTGATCACGGTGTATCGCCATTAGAGCTAGCAAACGCTTATTCAACCTTCGGAAACAATGGGATTTATACTACTAATCATGCGATAACAAAGGTAACCGATTTACAAGGGAAAACACTCTATCAATGGGAAGAAGCTCCTGTCCGTGTTTGGAAGGAATCAACTAATAATGAAATGAAAAAGCTTTTAGCTTCTGTTGTAAAGAGTGGTACGGGTCGCAGCGCCTATGTGTCAAAGGAGTATGTAGGAGGAAAAACGGGTACATCTAATGACTATAAGGATTTATGGTTTGCTGGCTTAACAGATTCTCATACTGCTGCTATATGGATTGGAAAAGACAAGGGTGGAAATGTAAGCTCCTTGCATAAATATGGTCCTCAAAATCTAATTTTCAAAGACATTATGGACTAA
- the kapD gene encoding 3'-5' exonuclease KapD encodes MKVSEKNQLLFIDFEFTMPEGKMKHKEFFPEIIEVGIVYVKDTEVSETYSSFVKPVHFPKVSERCKNFLKVSQENIDAGITFKEFVRILSDYRGKSKSPITVITWGNMDMKVLRQNCQRNGEVFPFETSEFRDLSMEYKRFFGDRNQTGLWKAVEDYGKKGTGKHHRALDDAMTTYHIFKLVEEDKRYLQKPSPPTIGDRIDLTQVLKNYAT; translated from the coding sequence ATGAAGGTGAGTGAAAAAAATCAGTTGTTGTTCATTGACTTTGAATTTACAATGCCCGAGGGAAAAATGAAACATAAGGAGTTTTTTCCTGAAATTATTGAAGTAGGAATTGTATATGTGAAGGATACGGAAGTTAGTGAAACATATTCTTCGTTTGTTAAACCAGTTCATTTTCCAAAAGTAAGTGAGCGCTGTAAAAATTTCCTTAAGGTCTCTCAAGAGAACATTGATGCTGGCATTACCTTCAAAGAGTTTGTTCGAATTTTATCAGATTATAGAGGGAAGTCGAAGTCACCTATTACTGTTATTACTTGGGGAAATATGGATATGAAAGTTCTGCGTCAGAATTGTCAAAGGAATGGAGAGGTGTTTCCTTTCGAAACGTCAGAATTCCGCGATCTTTCAATGGAGTATAAACGATTCTTTGGAGACAGAAATCAAACAGGCTTATGGAAAGCTGTTGAAGATTATGGAAAAAAAGGAACGGGTAAGCATCATCGTGCATTAGACGATGCCATGACAACTTATCACATATTTAAGCTGGTTGAAGAGGATAAAAGATACTTACAAAAACCAAGCCCACCTACTATTGGAGACCGTATAGACTTGACACAGGTATTAAAAAATTATGCCACATGA
- a CDS encoding kinase-associated lipoprotein B: MMQERKVGEIVTGIYKTGKYIGEITDVKPAHYLVKVKAVLNHPQQGDLHNPKQVDVQFFHERRALAYQEQTNIPKQMVKEYHDEVPVYADSLKLALKTMKAKLEADATPWAQASLEKLAELEKDYFPTL, from the coding sequence ATGATGCAGGAAAGAAAAGTCGGAGAGATCGTGACAGGTATTTATAAGACTGGTAAATATATTGGAGAAATTACAGATGTAAAACCTGCCCATTATTTAGTGAAGGTAAAGGCTGTTCTAAACCATCCCCAACAGGGAGACTTACATAATCCAAAGCAAGTCGATGTCCAGTTTTTCCATGAACGACGCGCATTGGCATATCAAGAACAAACAAATATTCCGAAGCAAATGGTGAAAGAATATCATGATGAAGTACCAGTCTATGCTGACTCATTGAAGCTAGCTTTAAAAACAATGAAAGCAAAATTAGAGGCAGATGCCACTCCATGGGCGCAGGCTTCATTAGAGAAGTTAGCAGAACTAGAAAAAGATTACTTCCCCACCTTATAG